A single window of Cytobacillus dafuensis DNA harbors:
- a CDS encoding BMC domain-containing protein, translating to MMGEALGLVETKGLVGAVEAADAMVKAANVEICGYEKVGFGLVTVMVRGDVGAVKAATDAGADAASRVGELVSVHVIPRPHSEVERVLLSKNSGE from the coding sequence ATCATGGGTGAAGCTTTAGGTTTAGTAGAAACAAAGGGTTTAGTCGGGGCAGTTGAAGCGGCAGATGCAATGGTTAAGGCAGCAAATGTTGAAATTTGCGGATATGAGAAGGTAGGCTTCGGATTAGTAACAGTTATGGTAAGAGGTGATGTGGGTGCTGTGAAAGCGGCAACCGATGCAGGAGCAGATGCAGCTAGCCGCGTTGGGGAGCTAGTATCCGTCCATGTAATTCCTAGACCACATAGTGAAGTTGAGAGAGTGTTATTATCCAAAAACAGTGGTGAATAG
- a CDS encoding EutN/CcmL family microcompartment protein produces MQMGIVVGRITATRKDENLVGTKLLITQPIGLDGQVLPNPIIAVDTVGAGIGERVIYVTGSMASRAIRNKDAPIDAAIIGIIDSLEGTTLGG; encoded by the coding sequence ATGCAAATGGGAATAGTGGTTGGTCGGATTACTGCAACGAGAAAGGATGAAAATCTAGTAGGTACGAAGCTATTAATTACACAACCGATTGGACTAGACGGACAAGTTCTGCCAAACCCCATTATTGCCGTTGATACTGTTGGAGCTGGAATTGGTGAAAGGGTAATATATGTAACTGGAAGTATGGCTTCAAGAGCTATCAGGAACAAAGATGCGCCCATTGATGCTGCAATTATAGGAATTATTGATAGTTTAGAGGGAACGACGTTGGGAGGGTAA